aaaaaagcAGAACGATGTGAACACAAATGAACCTTTGGCTTGTTTCCCCCTGCTCTTTAGTACGATGTGGATTGACGCCCTGCAGAGGAAAGCTGATGAGGAGACTCTGGTCCTGCAGAGGTTGACCAGCGACTGGCAGAACTACAGCCGAGTCCTAAGTGCTATCAAATCCAACGCGAGCAGCACGGCTCAAACTGTGCGCTTCCTCCAAAACAACATCGTAGCAGATCACCAGAGGATTGCCATGTCCACCGAGGTGTACTACGACCTCACTCAGCAGGTGCGTTTGCCAAGTTCATTATTATGAAAAATGCTGAATGAAAACGAAAATTAGGGTTGTTTGACTGATATCACATGTTATTAGACACGTAGCATGATCAAAGTTAACTGAGGAGTCGTGGATCGGCTCAAAGACTGGTTAACACATCTCACCGAGTTTCCTCTTCGTAAAAACCACAACACGAGTCTGCAtgtcctgcaggtgatgaaCCTCCAGATGCAGCTCGACAACGTCACGTCTTTCATGGATgagcacgaggagaacatgcatgACCTTCACTACCACTCCAGGTAACCGTTAAAGAACAGTCATctgatttacagaaaaacaggaggGGACCAGCATTTTGTCCTCATACTGGAGGTTAGTCCTCAAAAAGAGTACAACACTCACGCTGTGGCCGTCCCCATCGGTCATCTTCAGGTACTACGAGAACCGCACGGGGGAACGTTTCTCCGCCTTGGATGGCCGTCTGAACTCCATCGAGATGGAGATCGACACCGTCTCCTCCAGCATCAACGCCACCGTCAGCCACGTTCAGAGCATGTACAAATACATCAACATCGAGAGCTCATCCTGCCAGAGTCGCAtgggcagacacacagaagacCTACAGGTGGGGAACAAACAAGAGCAACAATAACTTCATGAAAGGCAGATTAGAGCTGTAGTTCTTCATAAGAACACATTTTTACCAACCAAAGCAGCCAACTCACCTCTGCGTCTGTCTGGGCTCCCAATGTGATGGCATCTGCTGTAAAGTGCCTTATTACACCACTGGGTTGATTCTTTCATTTGTATCCtattaaaacagcagctgaacatcttgtttttgttttcttccgGTGTTCTCCAGGCTGTGTTTGTACAGCATGACATCACTGTTGGGTGTTGTCGCTGGCACAGTAATGGATATTTCTGACTTACGCCTCGAAACAACAGCAAAGCCTTCTCACGTCACCATCTCTTCTTTGTGTCCTCTCAGAACCTGAACAACACAGTCCTGTTACTCCTCAACTTAGCCGACACGCTGAGGCAGCGGAATATGTTGTTAAATGTGCGACTCGATGTGGATGTCAGGAACTTGTCCAtggtgatggaggagctgaagctTGTAGACGTTCACCATACGCAGCTCATTAAGAACTTCACTATACTAAAAGGTTGTGCGGATATattaaagataaaatctgaCTGTGTGCTCATTCACCTGAACCTTGCTCTCTTTTGCCAACAGGTGCTCCTGGACCTCCAGGGCCGAAAGGGAACCGAGGTGAAACTGGTCCAAAGGGGCCTTTGGGGCTCACTGGGAACAAAGGTGACCGCGGCCCTATAGGGAGCCGTGGATCTGCTGGAGAGAAGGGGTCTGTTGGGCCCAAAGGGGCACCAGGTGAACGAGGCCCCAACGGCAATAGAGGGGTAGTCGGGGTCAAAGGAGCCAAAGGGTCTCTTGGCAATCCAGGACTCCGGGGTGAGATGGGCCAGAAAGGAGATACAGGACTCCCTGGTAAAGACGGAGTGCCGGGACCTGCAGGGCCTCCAGGGTTCCAGGGTCAGCCAGGATATCCGGGCACCATTGGACCAATAGGACCAAGGGGAAAACCAGGGCCACCAGGGCCACCTGGACCACCAGGGATCCCTGGGCCTCCAGGGCTTCCGTACAACCATGGCCAAGTCAGGATCACCCAGCAACCCCCGATGGCTGCTACTGGGTCCAAGAGACAATAGAGAGCTGGCTGGAAACAAAGACCAGAGCTGATCAGTCCAGCGCTGAGAAGCTCAAGATTCATAGTCTGATACGAACTGAAGTCTTCCATTGTGACTGGACGCACAATAGTTCATGTATGGGATTGTCTAAGACAGCGGAGAACTCTACAAACCAACTGGAGATGATTGAGAGACGATGAGGCCACAAGAAATGAACCAAGAAAAGGTTGAAAATTTTCAGCCACAGACTGAAGAGctgctgagcagagaggagtgaGAGTATTACAAGCTGACAACTGACTTTTGTGTTCTTCATACAACGCATGGATCTTATACTGTAACTAATGTTATTGTGTCGCTCTTCTATTAGACCCAAATCCAACAGACTTTCCCACCTGTTAGTCCACGTACAGGTAACAAAGTTCAGCATGAGTCTGCACAAGAAACTCACCGTGGATGATGAGATTAgtaggaagaaaaacaaatccactATTGAATTACTAACTGTTGCCTTGATGAATGTACTGGTAGAGAagaatgtgtttgagtttgtcgTTGTGGATCTTAACCACAGATTTGGATCAAAGTGGTGCTTTCCCATGCAGACTCCTCAAAGGTTGATATTCCCATGCACTGCTATCTggggacagaaaataaaaagtttataCAAGGATACATCTGTTTTTTGGTGGATAGCACTTTATTGGTTCTTCAAGTGTAAAAATTAAGGTCAATTggctttaattttctttttcagagcgGGTTCTCTGAAGACCCTTTTCTTCAACATGaggcagaagaaagaaatatctGAGTTTGACAAACTAAAGTAGAAAAATTGACCTTGGACACGGAGCCAGGAAGCACTTAGCCTATCTTAGCATAAACACTGGAAGTGAGGGTTAGCCTGGCTCTGCTGAAATCTCATTTCTTGATATCTTGATAGAGTAGATGTATTTTTAATCAGACTGAGCCGGGCTTGTTCCagtttttatgctaagctaagctatgATAAGCTAATAGCCTCCAATCTAGCTCAATACTTTGTTCACTAAAATGAGCGTGATAtcaaaatgttgaactattgTAGCATTTTTCCAGCACCATTTAGACACCCCCATGTTTAAACATTCAGTgatagcagcagcagagaaattaGTTTTGACGGTGTTTAGGTCTTataacacacataaacaatCATTatagctcattaaaaaaaaaaaaagcttttctgaaatggaaacattatttttgtaaacCTATGTGTTGTGATGAAATGCGACTGGCTTGCATCAAACTtcaataaatttgtttttgaaaagtcTCCATCTTGTCAGTGTCCTACTGTACCAAAGCAGATTGCTGTTTTGGCCCTGTGGAGAAAAAGGGAGCGGTTTTTTATCATTAATTCAAAACACATGTCAACCCCTCCCATTACATTTTTGAGGTTTCTAACCACTGACTCAAAGATATTCGATTGTCTAGATTTGCCCTTTTGCTTTAATAGAAGCACTCCACCAAAAATGTGGGCCGTAATTTACATTTTGTGGTTGATAGTGGACTATAGGAAAGTATAGGGCACGCAAAAATGAATACTGAGAGTCACGGCTTAATGAAAATCACCATCTGTGAAATGAATATGTGACACAGACGTGAGCAGATGGGTTGGTGCGTGAAACAGCTGACCTCTGTGCTGCAGGTTGTGGCGACAGCCCAGATCTCCTGCTGAGTGGTACTTTTGCAGCACTTTCTCTCTTACTTGGGGCTGGAACATAACAGGCCTTGTGGGATGTTAGAAACCTGATCTCCAACAAAAACTT
This genomic interval from Echeneis naucrates chromosome 24, fEcheNa1.1, whole genome shotgun sequence contains the following:
- the scara3 gene encoding scavenger receptor class A member 3, whose product is MKDNYGGYENQLFKDEDFTGEEEEIPSFRGRTRGGCVRCQQSHSLQLAVKVLYGFVVFLIITVAVLASLVFRKVDSLSNEESVYHKKITRVEQGIDDLSSSSNCSGCLDVTLYTEDIRRLKTEFEDIQRMILVQEQVLDQASQAQATLKATSSRLMRDMQNHLMSIKLLNQSLERYMDRVEGWKDVIEETEEKMKTLTEDQYDIKATAQQVNTTVALSTMWIDALQRKADEETLVLQRLTSDWQNYSRVLSAIKSNASSTAQTVRFLQNNIVADHQRIAMSTEVYYDLTQQVMNLQMQLDNVTSFMDEHEENMHDLHYHSRYYENRTGERFSALDGRLNSIEMEIDTVSSSINATVSHVQSMYKYINIESSSCQSRMGRHTEDLQNLNNTVLLLLNLADTLRQRNMLLNVRLDVDVRNLSMVMEELKLVDVHHTQLIKNFTILKGAPGPPGPKGNRGETGPKGPLGLTGNKGDRGPIGSRGSAGEKGSVGPKGAPGERGPNGNRGVVGVKGAKGSLGNPGLRGEMGQKGDTGLPGKDGVPGPAGPPGFQGQPGYPGTIGPIGPRGKPGPPGPPGPPGIPGPPGLPYNHGQVRITQQPPMAATGSKRQ